Sequence from the Maribacter algicola genome:
AGCAATATTCTTTTTTTGGACATTTTTTATTCGCTATTCGTCGTTCGCGAGACGCTTACCGCTGTTCACTGTTGGTTTTTCCTAGGGGATGATCTCTTTTTTCTAATTATTTCTAATTTCACGTTAGTTGTTTTATGCTTCTACATTTTCCTTTCTGAATGCGACATTGGATTCCATTGATTCCATATATAGGTCTCGACAGCGCTCGACCTGACAGATTAATTTTTTTTACCATCAACCATCAACCATCAACCATCAACCATCAACCATTTACCTTACCTGCCCATTACCTTTCACATACCACTTGTTGGTTACCAAATGTTGAAGCCCTATGGGTCCTCTTTGATGTAATTTATCCGTACTAATGGCCAACTCCCCGCCAAGACCAAATTCACCCCCGTCCGTAAAACGGGAGGAAGCATTGTGATATACGGCCGCCGAATCCACGGACGTCATGAACGTTTCCGCTTTTTCCTCATTGTTCGTGACAATCACTGCAGAATGTCCACCTCCGTAGGTGTTGATGGTGTGTACCGCTTCTTCCAAATCTGGAACTTGGCCTATTAATATCTTATAATCCAAAAATTCCTCGTACCAAACTTGGGCATCGGGCATTACGGATGTTCCTTCCAAGCCTTCCAGCTTTGCGTCTGTCAGAATCTCGACCTTATGCTTTTTCAAGGATTGTATCAGATGTTGCAAAAACTCCTGTTTTCTATGTAAATCCCTTGAAATAAGAACTTTGTCCAAGGCATTGCATGCCGAAATCTTCGAGGTTTTCCCATTGATGATAATGTCGAGGGCCATCTGTAAATCGGCATCGGTATCCACATATACAAAATTGTTGCCCCTACCACTTACAATGACCGGGCAGCGGGCATGTTTCTTTACAAAGGCAATCAGTTTTTCCCCGCCCCTAGGGACTATCAAATCCAATTTCTGGGTCGGATTTTCCAAAAAGGCCTGTGTCTGAGTACGGTCGAACTCCAAATAGGTTACCCAATCCTTAGGACAATCATGTTCCTCTAGGGCTTTGTGCCAAAGGTTTACCAAGAAAAGGTTGCTGTTCAAGGATTCCTTACCACCTTTTAATAAAATTTTGTTTCCCGATTTAAAAGCGATTCCCGCCGCTTCAATGGTAACATCTGGTCTGGATTCATAGATAATCAAGATGGTTCCAAAAGGAGCCGTTTTGTTACTGACCTTTATACCGTTTTCATGGGAAAAGGCAAAACGTTCGATGCCCAACGGGTCCGGTTCCTTAGCTAATTTTTCCAAGGAGGAAATCATCCCATTAACCTTGACGTCATCCACTTTTAATCGGTCGCCCATGGCCAGATCTGCCCCATTGTAATTATCCATATCCAATTTGTTGGCGGAGAGCAAGGCCGTTTTTTCAACAGAAATCAATCGTGCCATGGTCGTAAGCACGGCGTTTCTGGTCGTTATGTCCAACTGTTTGTTCACTTCAATGCGGTTTTTAAGGCCTCAAAAAATGTATCGATATCCTTTTCTGTGATGTTTAGTGCGGGAAGAACCCGAAGCACATATTTGTCCTTGGCACCACCCGTAAATAAGTGGTGGTCGTAAATCAATTTTTTTCGCAAGGGACCCACTTCAAAACCAAATTGCAGCCCTAGCATCAAACCTTTGCCTTTCACCCTCTTCACTTGGGGTATTTCGGTAGCCTTTTTTGTAAAGTAACTACCTAGTTTGGCCGCATTTTCCACCAATTTCTCTTCCTCGATTACCTCCAAAACGGCCAAGGCAGCGGCACAGGCCAAATGATTGCCCCCAAAAGTGGTACCCAACATCCCATGACTTGCCTTAATACTTTCATGCAAAAGTATTCCGCCCACCGGAAATCCATTCCCCATACCCTTGGCGATGCTGATAATATCCGGTTGTATTCCATGATGCTGAAAACCAAAGAATTTTCCACTTCTGCCGTAACCTGATTGTACTTCGTCAGCTATAAGCACCACCTCATGTTCCTTACACAGGGAGGCGATATTCTGATAGAATGGTGTGGAAGGCTCGTCCAGGCCGCCTACACCTTGAATGGCTTCAATGATAACGGCACACACATCGCCCTTACTCAGCTCCTTTTGCAGGCCGTCCAAATCATCCAGTGCCAAAAAGGTAACTTGTTGCTGCTTGTTTATAGGTGCGTT
This genomic interval carries:
- a CDS encoding aspartate aminotransferase family protein, producing MKLFDVYPLYDVTPVSAKGIVVTDDKGHEYLDFYGGHAVISIGHSHPHYVKRIKDQLDKIGFYSNAVQNPIQEELAEKLGKLSGCENYNLFLCNSGAEANENALKMASFISGKSRIVAFKNSFHGRTSAAVAATDNASINAPINKQQQVTFLALDDLDGLQKELSKGDVCAVIIEAIQGVGGLDEPSTPFYQNIASLCKEHEVVLIADEVQSGYGRSGKFFGFQHHGIQPDIISIAKGMGNGFPVGGILLHESIKASHGMLGTTFGGNHLACAAALAVLEVIEEEKLVENAAKLGSYFTKKATEIPQVKRVKGKGLMLGLQFGFEVGPLRKKLIYDHHLFTGGAKDKYVLRVLPALNITEKDIDTFFEALKTALK
- a CDS encoding glutamate-5-semialdehyde dehydrogenase; this translates as MARLISVEKTALLSANKLDMDNYNGADLAMGDRLKVDDVKVNGMISSLEKLAKEPDPLGIERFAFSHENGIKVSNKTAPFGTILIIYESRPDVTIEAAGIAFKSGNKILLKGGKESLNSNLFLVNLWHKALEEHDCPKDWVTYLEFDRTQTQAFLENPTQKLDLIVPRGGEKLIAFVKKHARCPVIVSGRGNNFVYVDTDADLQMALDIIINGKTSKISACNALDKVLISRDLHRKQEFLQHLIQSLKKHKVEILTDAKLEGLEGTSVMPDAQVWYEEFLDYKILIGQVPDLEEAVHTINTYGGGHSAVIVTNNEEKAETFMTSVDSAAVYHNASSRFTDGGEFGLGGELAISTDKLHQRGPIGLQHLVTNKWYVKGNGQVR